The genomic segment GCACTGCGCACAATCAAAACGCCGGAAGAAATTGAGAAAATGCGCAAAGGCGCAAAAATCACCGCGGATACCTTCTATCACATGACCAAAGTGATCAAACCGGGCGTTTCGGAATACGATTTGCTGGCAGAGATGATCTATTTCTTCCATAAAAACGGCGTGAAGCCCTCCTTTGAGCCGATCATCGCCACAGGCCCCAACTCCTCTCTGCCTCACGCGACGATTTCGGATCGCAAAGTGCAGAATGGGGATTTCGTTACGATGGATTTCGGCGTGATCTATGAGGGGCAGTGCACGGATTTTACCAGAACTGTCGCTGTGGGAGGGGTTGCGCCCGAGCTGGAAATGATTTATAATATTGTGCAGAAAGCACAGCTCGCGACGCTGGCAGCCCTGCGCCCGGGGATTACGGGCGGCGATGTGGATGCCGTTGCGAGAAATATCATCACAGATGCCGGCTATGGTGCGTTCTATGAGCATGGGACGGGCCATGGTGTGGGCGTAGAGATTCACGAGGCTCCGTGGTTCCGCAGAGATAATCCGCAGGTGCTCGAGGCGGGCATGATCGGCACTGTCGAGCCGGGCATTTATCTGCCGGGGCAGGGCGGCGTGCGCATCGAAGATATGGTAGCCATCACGGAAGATGGCTATGAGAATTTCTATACGGTATCAAAAGATTTAATCGTTTTATAATTGGAGGAGAAAACAAATGGTATCAGCAGGCGATTTCAGAAAGGGCGTTACGATCGAGATCGATGGCCAGGTTTGGGTCATCGTGGATTTCCAGCACGTCAAGCCGGGCAAGGGCGCGGCATTCGTGCGCACGAAGATCAAAAACGTCGTTACGGGCGGCGTGCTTGAGCGGACGTTCAACCCGACGGAGAAATACCCCAAGGCGATGGTCGAGAGAAAAGAGATGCAGTATCTCTATTCGGACGGCGATCTCTACTACTTCATGGATCTCGAAACGTATGATCAGCTGCCCCTGGGCAAAGCGCTGGTGGAAGAGGCGATGCAGTACGTCAAGGAGAATTCCAACGTTACGGTGAAGTTCTTCAAGGGCGAGGCATTCTCTGTGGAAGCGCCCAACTTCGTCGAGCTGGAAATCGTCGAGACCGAGCCCGGCTTCAAGGGCGATACGGCAACTTCCGGCAACAAGCCGGCTGTGCTCGAGACGGGAGCGAAGGTCATGGTTCCGCTGTTCGTCAACCAGGGCGATCGGATCCGTGTGGATACCAGAACGGGCGACTACATGGAGCGCGTTTAGGCGCAAAGCAAAAAGAGCGGCGAAAGGCCGCTCTTTTTTATATGCAAAATAGAGGGAGCTTGTTATGCGATCAAAAGAGCAGCGCAGAAGCGCTGCTCTTTATTCTTCTTTTAAATTCTCCAATATCATCCTTACTGCCGCGATGACAAAAGCAGAAAAGGTGCAGTTCTTTCCCTGGATAGCTGCTTCCACTTGCTCAATGACATCGTTGGGAAAGCGGATAGTTTTATTGGTTGTTTTGGGAATGGAGGGAATTCTAAATTTTCTCATGCACCAGCTCTGTTATAAGGTATCTAACCTCATCATAGAGCATAAAAAGACGGTTGTCTGCATTGCAAATGCCTTGCTCACAGCGGGAGAGAAAGCTGTTATACTAAAGCTATCTTTTGTGAAATTGAGAGCAGGGCAGAATGAAAATCGCGGTAGTGGGTTCGAGAAATTTAGAGGTAGAGATTGGCAGATATTTGCCGGAGGGGATCACGGAGATCATCAGCGGGGGAGCTCGGGGCATCGATCGGGCGGCGGAGACCTATGCAGATGCGCACGGCATCGCCAAGCGCATTTTTCTGCCGGATTACCAAAGATACGGGCGCAGAGCGCCGCTGGTGCGCAACCGGCAGATCGTGCAGGCGGCGGAGCTCGTCATCGCCGTCTGGGACGGCGCCTCCCGTGGGACGAAATATACCATAGACTATGCGCGCTCCCTGGGCAAGCCGGTGCGGGTTTATCGGGTTTAAAAAACGGGGAGAAACAGGGAGATCAAAAAGGAGGCGCTCACGCACCTCCTTTTTTGTTAAAAGCTTATTCAAAGAGCTTGGCGGCCTTAGCCATGTTTTCAATTACCGGAACGCCGAAGGGGCAGCGCCCTTCACAGCTTCCGCAGGCAATGCAGTCGCTGCCTTTTGCGGAGAGAGAAGCGTAGTGCGAGGCGATGGAAGGCGGGATATGCGCCTCATCCAGCCGGGCAATATCCAGGTATTTATTGACGGCCGCGATATCGATGCCCGCAGGGCAGGGCTGGCAATGGCTGCAATAGACGCAGTTGCCCTTAAAATCGTTGCGCTGGGTGCCCAGAACAGGGGAATAATCCCGCTCCTCGTCGCTCAGCTCCAGATAGCGCATGGCCTCAGCGACTTCGGCGGCCGTCTGGCAGCCCACCAGCGTGCTGGCCACGGCAGGGCGCGTCAGGGCATAGTGGATGCACTGGGCGACGCTCATGGGCTTCTCGAACGGCGTATGTTCGGCAGAGATCAGCTTGCCGGCTCCCAGCGTTTTCATGACGGTGATGCCAATGCCCTTGTTGGCGCAAAACTGATAGAATGCCGCCCGACCGGGATCGATGCCGTGAAATGCCGCGGAATCCAGGCCATCATTGAGCACATCCAGCGCATTGGATTCGGCGGGAATGAGATCGAACGCCATATTGATGCTGAATAGGAGCATCTCGGGCAGACCCGTCTGGATGACGCGCTGCGCCATCGCCGGGTTATGCGAACTGAAGCCGATATGGCGGATATCGCCGCGCTCTTTGAGCTTCAGGACGTAATCTGCGAAGCCGGTATCAAAAACGCCGCGGTAATCCTCCTCGGAATCGATGAAGAACATCATGCCAAAATCGATATAGCCATAGATGCGCAGTAGATCTTCAAAATAGCGCTGAACTGTGGGCAGATCGCGGCTGATGTCGTATTGTTTGCTGAGGTCTGTCGAGCCGATATGCCCTTGAATCAGCACATCCTTGCGGCGCGCGCCCAGGGCCTTGGCGATATTCTCCCGGATCTCCCGGCCGGGCATAAACACATCAAAAATATTCACGCCGTAATCCAGCGCCGCGGAGATTGTCTCGCCCACCTGCGCAAAGGGTTTGCCATCCAGATGTTCGCAGCCAAGGCCGATGATGCTGGCCTGGCACCCGGTTTTTCCAATTTCACGATACTCCATGTTTCCACCATCCTATCATCATATTGCTAAGATTCTATTCTGTTTTTTTGCTGTGCCTTTATGATACCATGAACGCAGGATTTTGCAAAGCGGAGAGAGCCGCGGCAATAAAAAAACCGCGGATGATTCTATCCGCGGCGAGATGGTGGAGATGATGAGACTCGAACTCACGACCTCTTACATGCGAAGCAAGCGCTCTAGCCAACTGAGCTACACCCCCAACTGCCAACAACACGCATTATACACCATCTCCCACAAAGTTTCAATATCTATTTTTGAGTTTTTGAAAAATAGGCGGGAATTTGGCCGGGGCTTTCTCTTTGGCAAAAATTCTGCTACAATTTAAAGGAAGAGCGCAGGAGGGGGATTATGGCACAGCAATCGTTATTTGAAACAGGGCAGAACCGCCCGCTGGCAAGCCGGCTTCGGCCGACGGATCTGGATGGGTTCGTGGGCCAAAAGCATTTGCTGGGGGAAGGGAAGGTTTTGCGGCAGCTCATCGAGCAGGATATGGTTTCCTCCATGATCTTCTGGGGGCCGCCCGGCGTGGGCAAGACGACGCTGGCCCGCATCATCGCCGGCAAGACAAAGGCGAATTTTATCGATTTCAGCGCAGTAACCAGTGGGATCAAGGAGATCCGCGAGGTCATGAGCCGGGCGGAAAACGACAGGCTGCTGGGAGAAAAGACCATCCTGTTTGTAGATGAGATTCACCGCTTCAACAAAGCCCAGCAGGATGCTTTTTTGCCCTTTGTGGAAAAAGGGAGCATCATTCTGATTGGCGCGACGACAGAGAACCCTTCTTTTGAAGTCAACTCCGCTCTGCTTTCCAGATGCAAGGTATTCGTTTTGCAGGCGCTGGCGCAGGAAGATCTGGTGCAGTTATTGCAAAACGCGCTGGCAGACCCCAAGGGCTTTGGGGAACAGCAGGTGGAAATTTCCGAAAAACTACTGGAGATGATCGCCGCTTTTGCCAACGGTGATGCCAGGACGGCGCTCAATACGCTGGAGATGGTTGTGCTCAATGCAGAGCGGCGGGGGGAGAAGACCATCGTCTCCGAGGAGATTTTGGAGCAGTGCATCAGCAAAAAATCCCTGCTCTATGATAAGAACGGCGAGGAGCACTATAATCTGATTTCGGCGCTGCATAAATCCATGCGCAACAGCGATCCGGATGCGGCGGTCTACTGGCTGGCGCGGATGCTGGAGGCCGGAGAGGACCCGCTTTATATCGCCCGGCGGCTGGTTCGCTATGCCAGCGAGGATATTGGGCTGGCAGACCCCAGCGCGCTGTCTATGGCTGTGGCGGCATACCAGGCCTGCCATTTTATCGGTATGCCCGAATGCAGCGTCAATTTGACGGAGGCGGTGATCTATTTCTCCGTAACGCCCAAATCCAACGCGCTCTATACGGCGTATGAGCGGGCCAAAAAGGACGCGCTGACCATGCTGGCAGAGCCGGTTCCGCTGCAAATCCGCAATGCGCCGACCAAGCTGATGAAGGAACTGCACTATGGCGAAGGCTACCAATATGCGCACGATACGGAGGAAAAGCTGACGGCTATGCAATGTCTGCCGGATTCGCTTTTGGGCAAGAAGTATTACCGGCCGACGGTGCAGGGCAGGGAGAGCCGAATCAAAGAGCGGCTGGAGCAGATTGAGCAGTGGAAGGAGCAGCACAGGGAAAAACAGCAATGACGACAGCGGCGCGGGCAGAGTTTTGGGATGCGGCCCAAGCGCCTGCTGCTATTTGGTGAAAAAAAGAGCGATGCTGGATACAAGGCCAGGCACCGCTCTTTTTTATAAGGAAAATTCAGTCTTTTTTCGGCGGAACAAAGGTGGATTTCTTGCCGAAGTTTGGCTTTTCCTTTTGGGGAGGCTGAAAGCTCGGCTTTTCCACCTGGGTATTCTCGAAATTATTCTTGGGGGAGGGAGAGGAGAGGTCGAAATACAGGCGGGAATCCTCGGTTACGCCAAAATCGCGGTTGGAGCCGGTATCCTGCACGCGGTTGAAGGCCTCGCGGAACATGGCGTTATGCGCCTCTTCCCGGTTGAGCAGAAAATCGATGGTCTCACG from the Christensenellaceae bacterium 44-20 genome contains:
- a CDS encoding Xaa-Pro peptidase family protein, which produces MNKFEKLRAYMAENGVDGVLITSLENMQWYSGFSGDTGDILVTADAQYFMTDFRYLEMAEREMGDDFEFVKIAQDGAYREAAELMKKHGVKRLGIETSKVTLDQKAAMDAAFSASYCSIDDEMRALRTIKTPEEIEKMRKGAKITADTFYHMTKVIKPGVSEYDLLAEMIYFFHKNGVKPSFEPIIATGPNSSLPHATISDRKVQNGDFVTMDFGVIYEGQCTDFTRTVAVGGVAPELEMIYNIVQKAQLATLAALRPGITGGDVDAVARNIITDAGYGAFYEHGTGHGVGVEIHEAPWFRRDNPQVLEAGMIGTVEPGIYLPGQGGVRIEDMVAITEDGYENFYTVSKDLIVL
- the efp gene encoding elongation factor P, which produces MVSAGDFRKGVTIEIDGQVWVIVDFQHVKPGKGAAFVRTKIKNVVTGGVLERTFNPTEKYPKAMVERKEMQYLYSDGDLYYFMDLETYDQLPLGKALVEEAMQYVKENSNVTVKFFKGEAFSVEAPNFVELEIVETEPGFKGDTATSGNKPAVLETGAKVMVPLFVNQGDRIRVDTRTGDYMERV
- a CDS encoding YlcI/YnfO family protein, whose amino-acid sequence is MRKFRIPSIPKTTNKTIRFPNDVIEQVEAAIQGKNCTFSAFVIAAVRMILENLKEE
- a CDS encoding SLOG family protein, translating into MKIAVVGSRNLEVEIGRYLPEGITEIISGGARGIDRAAETYADAHGIAKRIFLPDYQRYGRRAPLVRNRQIVQAAELVIAVWDGASRGTKYTIDYARSLGKPVRVYRV
- a CDS encoding aldo/keto reductase — its product is MEYREIGKTGCQASIIGLGCEHLDGKPFAQVGETISAALDYGVNIFDVFMPGREIRENIAKALGARRKDVLIQGHIGSTDLSKQYDISRDLPTVQRYFEDLLRIYGYIDFGMMFFIDSEEDYRGVFDTGFADYVLKLKERGDIRHIGFSSHNPAMAQRVIQTGLPEMLLFSINMAFDLIPAESNALDVLNDGLDSAAFHGIDPGRAAFYQFCANKGIGITVMKTLGAGKLISAEHTPFEKPMSVAQCIHYALTRPAVASTLVGCQTAAEVAEAMRYLELSDEERDYSPVLGTQRNDFKGNCVYCSHCQPCPAGIDIAAVNKYLDIARLDEAHIPPSIASHYASLSAKGSDCIACGSCEGRCPFGVPVIENMAKAAKLFE
- a CDS encoding replication-associated recombination protein A, whose product is MAQQSLFETGQNRPLASRLRPTDLDGFVGQKHLLGEGKVLRQLIEQDMVSSMIFWGPPGVGKTTLARIIAGKTKANFIDFSAVTSGIKEIREVMSRAENDRLLGEKTILFVDEIHRFNKAQQDAFLPFVEKGSIILIGATTENPSFEVNSALLSRCKVFVLQALAQEDLVQLLQNALADPKGFGEQQVEISEKLLEMIAAFANGDARTALNTLEMVVLNAERRGEKTIVSEEILEQCISKKSLLYDKNGEEHYNLISALHKSMRNSDPDAAVYWLARMLEAGEDPLYIARRLVRYASEDIGLADPSALSMAVAAYQACHFIGMPECSVNLTEAVIYFSVTPKSNALYTAYERAKKDALTMLAEPVPLQIRNAPTKLMKELHYGEGYQYAHDTEEKLTAMQCLPDSLLGKKYYRPTVQGRESRIKERLEQIEQWKEQHREKQQ